Proteins co-encoded in one Columba livia isolate bColLiv1 breed racing homer chromosome 14, bColLiv1.pat.W.v2, whole genome shotgun sequence genomic window:
- the LSM11 gene encoding U7 snRNA-associated Sm-like protein LSm11: MEEDEGAAGGAEQRRSRRRPGAERSPSPSRLDVSSSRFDPLLALYSASTPLPFPAAPCFNNLAEYESFQRGLLRPRGRRSAPSRRGPSAARAARRGPPAADPERIQRLRSLMVNAGPEQEAAQGGAAARRRRPPRNVLTRMPLHEGSPLGELHRCVRDGVKINVHIRTFKGLRGVCTGFLVAFDKFWNMALTDVDETYRKPVMGKAFYAEPQLTLTRLFDRLKLQESSVKKGTDSKTVSDELALTSDSQTLGRKVGSGRGKAEDEREKQKRSGRAAEKKMPGDSLHLAATGEADVGSGTAHAEGASAGGARARSQSRRKRRPKVDYQQVFTRHINQIFIRGENVLLVHLAH; this comes from the exons ATGGAGGAGGACGAGGGGGCTGCGGGAGGCGCGGAGCAGCGGCGGTCCCGCCGCCGGCCCGGTGCCGAgcgctcccccagccccagccgcCTGGACGTGAGCTCCAGCCGCTTCGACCCGCTGCTGGCGCTGTACTCCGCCAGCACGCCGCTGCCCTTCCCCGCCGCGCCCTGCTTCAACAACCTGGCCGAGTACGAGAGCTTCCAGCGCGGCCTGCTCCGCCCGCGCGGCCGCCGCTCCGCTCCCTCCCGCCGCGGCCCATCCGCCGCCCGCGCTGCCCGCCgcggcccgcccgccgccgaCCCCGAGCGCATCCAGCGCCTCCGCAGCCTCATGGTCAACGCGGGCCCCGAGCAGGAGGCGGCCCAGGGTGGAGCGGCCGCCAGGCGCCGGCGGCCGCCGCGCAACGTCCTCACCAGGATGCCCC tCCATGAAGGCAGCCCACTGGGGGAACTTCATCGCTGTGTCCGAGATGGCGTAAAAATCAACGTCCACATCCGCACTTTCAAAGGTCTTCGTGGAGTCTGCACAGGATTTTTGGTTGCATTTGACAAATTCTGGAATATG GCCCTGACAGACGTGGATGAGACATACAGGAAACCAGTAATGGGCAAAGCTTTCTATGCAGAACCTCAGCTCACACTAACCCGG CTGTTTGACAGACTCAAGCTGCAGGAGTCCTCAGTCAAGAAGGGCACTGACTCAAAGACTGTCTCCGACGAGCTGGCCCTGACAAGTGACTCTCAGACGCTCGGGCGGAAAGTTGGATCAGGACGAGGGAAAGCGGAAGATGAGCGTGAGAAACAGAAACGCTcgggcagagctgcagaaaagaaGATGCCAGGTGACAGTTTGCATCTGGCTGCCACAGGTGAAGCTGATGTGGGCAGCGGGACTGCCCACGCAGAGGGGGCCAGTGCTGGCGGTGCCCGTGCAAGAAGTCAGTCACGGAGAAAAAGGCGGCCCAAAGTGGATTATCAACAGGTGTTCACCCGTCACATAAACCAGATTTTTATTCGAGGAGAGAATGTCTTGCTTGTCCATTTAGCACATTGA